In Leptospira harrisiae, a genomic segment contains:
- a CDS encoding CAP domain-containing protein has translation MNFQPKPNLSTRQISILVCLFILSNFVFECKTPEVKKAPVVEVKKPEPVEKVVETQDPNLALLESIEDGRELPESDKWKVEQYDVFTEDTFPSYAPANASIDFAKVDYPLLNAAIFYVTSKERKSLGLRPFKYSERCEQAAFGHAQDMVTYDFYSHTSTVNGKETLRDRLDLVGIVDTYSAENIINAFGIQYQGGRAVFTPAQNGGPFFSYTKAGTPIPNHTYLSLAKAVVEIWFNSPGHRKNILNPEFTYMGAGTSFYKDKKFFDIDKVKAVQVFTAKP, from the coding sequence ATGAACTTTCAGCCAAAACCAAACCTTTCTACAAGACAAATTTCAATCCTTGTTTGTCTATTTATATTGAGTAATTTTGTTTTCGAATGTAAAACTCCAGAAGTTAAAAAAGCACCAGTTGTTGAAGTGAAAAAGCCTGAACCAGTGGAAAAAGTAGTCGAAACACAAGATCCCAATTTAGCACTTTTGGAAAGTATTGAAGATGGTAGAGAATTGCCAGAATCTGATAAGTGGAAAGTGGAACAATATGATGTTTTCACAGAAGACACTTTTCCATCTTATGCTCCTGCAAACGCAAGTATCGACTTTGCAAAAGTCGATTATCCATTGTTAAATGCTGCAATTTTTTATGTTACTTCCAAAGAAAGAAAATCCCTTGGCCTTCGCCCATTTAAATATTCAGAAAGGTGTGAACAAGCTGCCTTTGGACATGCACAGGATATGGTCACTTATGATTTTTATTCTCATACAAGTACTGTAAACGGAAAGGAAACTCTTCGTGATCGTTTAGACTTGGTAGGAATTGTGGATACTTATTCCGCCGAAAATATCATCAATGCATTTGGCATCCAATACCAAGGTGGGCGAGCTGTATTTACGCCTGCACAAAATGGTGGACCTTTTTTTAGTTATACAAAAGCGGGAACACCAATTCCGAATCATACCTATTTGAGTTTAGCAAAAGCTGTTGTAGAAATTTGGTTTAATTCACCTGGCCATAGGAAAAATATCCTTAATCCAGAATTTACTTATATGGGTGCTGGGACTTCCTTTTACAAAGACAAAAAGTTTTTTGATATCGATAAAGTAAAGGCAGTTCAAGTATTTACAGCAAAACCTTAG
- a CDS encoding PAS domain S-box protein has product MDLSEFDFLTKLVAQVFESKYSLIASFEKKEINFYVGYGIPEDQTLDLVTLASRVIESAKDIVVLDDNSQIPNIKKFPSFKSEFALAFFIGIPFFHEDGSLFGFISAIDDRPKQIDTKQIELLRELTNRTSILLKNKNETNLLQSNELILFGHSGDGNPISVFGTEHSINEMKKMEKALRVSEDAFRENFDNAAIGMALLDEQGKWLKVNKRVCDILGYSELEFINLTFQDITHPEDLNADLTYLEELVAEKRKFYQMEKRYFRKNGDIVYAILAVSMVKNEEGKVLYFISQIIDITEQKLIEKELKLALAKNQAILDSSTLVSIISTDTEGIITEFNHGAEKMLCYTSEELIGKFTPEIFHIENEMEERAKLLSQEHNQSFKGFEILTYNAKIEKPNTLEWTYKRKDESTFAVLLSVTAVKQKDKISGYLGVAVDISELKKAEAEIQSLLDITNEQNHRLKNFTNIVSHNLRSHSFGISGMMEILQNSYPDYFQNEMMQLLFGATENLKRTIEDLTAVIKVNLAQENYEFVDIGKMVQKNIESLALQILDSKLIIEVNLPDQLLVRGIPAYLDSIVLNLITNAIKYKSNDRISFLIISGVFIEKYLALQFEDNGQGIDLKKHGDKLFGMYKTFHENKEARGVGLFISKNQIETMGGKIEVESTVGIGTKFTVFLPYEQN; this is encoded by the coding sequence TTGGATTTAAGTGAATTTGATTTTTTGACCAAACTTGTTGCTCAAGTATTCGAATCTAAATATTCGCTGATTGCTTCATTTGAGAAAAAAGAGATCAATTTCTATGTGGGTTACGGAATCCCAGAAGACCAAACTTTGGATTTGGTTACTTTAGCTTCACGAGTAATTGAATCTGCAAAAGACATTGTTGTTTTAGATGATAACTCTCAAATACCAAATATAAAAAAATTCCCCTCATTCAAATCTGAATTTGCCTTAGCGTTTTTTATCGGAATCCCATTCTTTCATGAGGATGGATCATTGTTTGGTTTTATTTCTGCCATTGACGATAGGCCAAAACAAATCGACACAAAACAAATAGAACTTCTCCGAGAGTTAACAAATAGAACTTCAATATTACTAAAAAATAAAAATGAAACTAATTTATTACAATCAAATGAATTAATTTTATTTGGACATTCAGGTGATGGAAATCCTATATCTGTATTTGGTACGGAACATTCTATCAATGAAATGAAAAAGATGGAAAAGGCACTTCGTGTTAGCGAAGATGCGTTTCGGGAAAATTTTGACAATGCAGCCATTGGTATGGCATTGTTGGACGAACAGGGCAAATGGCTAAAGGTCAATAAAAGGGTTTGTGATATTTTAGGTTATTCTGAGTTAGAATTTATTAACCTAACGTTTCAAGATATTACACATCCCGAAGATTTAAATGCAGATTTAACCTATTTGGAAGAACTTGTCGCAGAAAAAAGAAAGTTTTACCAAATGGAGAAACGTTATTTTAGAAAAAATGGTGATATCGTATATGCAATCTTAGCTGTTTCTATGGTAAAAAATGAAGAGGGAAAAGTTCTTTATTTTATTTCTCAAATTATTGATATCACAGAACAAAAGTTAATTGAAAAAGAGTTAAAATTAGCATTAGCAAAAAACCAAGCGATTTTGGATTCAAGTACATTGGTATCTATCATCAGTACTGATACTGAAGGAATAATTACCGAATTCAATCATGGTGCAGAGAAGATGTTGTGTTACACTTCTGAAGAATTGATTGGAAAGTTTACTCCAGAGATTTTTCATATTGAGAATGAAATGGAAGAACGGGCCAAATTACTTTCACAAGAACACAATCAAAGTTTTAAAGGATTTGAAATACTTACTTATAATGCAAAAATAGAAAAACCAAATACCTTAGAGTGGACATACAAAAGAAAAGATGAATCCACATTCGCGGTCCTTCTCTCAGTGACTGCTGTAAAACAGAAAGATAAAATATCTGGTTACTTGGGTGTTGCTGTTGATATTTCCGAACTAAAAAAAGCCGAAGCCGAAATTCAATCATTATTAGACATCACTAATGAACAAAACCATCGATTGAAAAATTTTACAAATATTGTCTCACATAACTTACGCTCTCATAGTTTTGGAATTAGTGGGATGATGGAGATATTACAAAATTCTTATCCAGATTATTTTCAAAACGAAATGATGCAGTTGTTGTTTGGAGCTACTGAAAACTTAAAACGTACCATCGAAGATCTTACCGCAGTGATAAAGGTAAATTTAGCCCAAGAAAATTATGAATTCGTTGATATTGGAAAGATGGTTCAAAAGAATATTGAAAGTTTGGCCTTACAAATTTTAGATTCGAAGTTAATCATTGAAGTCAATTTACCCGATCAATTACTAGTCCGTGGAATTCCTGCTTATTTAGATAGCATTGTGCTAAATTTGATAACCAATGCCATAAAGTACAAATCGAACGATCGAATTAGTTTTTTAATCATTTCCGGTGTATTCATCGAAAAATATTTAGCATTACAATTTGAGGACAATGGGCAGGGAATTGATCTAAAGAAACACGGTGATAAATTATTTGGAATGTACAAAACATTTCATGAAAATAAAGAAGCCCGAGGTGTTGGATTATTTATTTCAAAAAATCAAATAGAAACGATGGGAGGAAAAATAGAGGTTGAAAGTACAGTAGGAATTGGTACAAAATTCACTGTATTTTTGCCATATGAACAAAATTAA
- a CDS encoding response regulator, translating into MNKINLACVVEDDPIHLFLTKQVISLSGLVNHTLVCKNGKEAYEMLSSRISLKESLPELILLDLNMPVWDGWQFLDEFTSIPLIQKITIYIVTSSSSEDDFKRAEKYNLRGNYIIKPITIEKLREIIYEIN; encoded by the coding sequence ATGAACAAAATTAATTTAGCCTGCGTTGTGGAAGACGATCCAATCCATTTATTTTTGACAAAACAAGTCATTTCACTTTCTGGACTCGTCAATCATACCTTGGTTTGTAAAAACGGAAAAGAAGCCTACGAAATGCTTTCTTCTCGTATATCTTTAAAAGAAAGTTTACCGGAACTTATATTATTAGATTTGAATATGCCAGTTTGGGATGGTTGGCAATTTTTGGATGAATTTACCTCTATCCCATTAATTCAAAAGATTACCATTTATATTGTTACTAGTTCTTCGAGCGAAGATGATTTTAAAAGAGCAGAAAAATATAATTTAAGAGGTAATTACATCATCAAACCCATTACCATAGAAAAATTGCGTGAAATAATTTATGAAATAAATTGA
- a CDS encoding EVE domain-containing protein — translation MKYWLFKTEPDVFSIDNLIREKLSYWEGVRNYQARNYLRDEVKLGDLVLFYHSRLDPPGIVGIAEVAKEATPDPYQFDPNHKYFDPKLKGTEPRWYGVHLKPHTKFNELIPLDTLRNTKGLEKMVVTQKGSRLSIQPVTKKEFDIVVKMASK, via the coding sequence ATGAAGTATTGGCTCTTTAAAACAGAACCAGATGTATTTTCCATCGACAACCTAATAAGAGAAAAACTCTCTTATTGGGAAGGTGTTAGAAATTACCAAGCACGTAATTATCTTCGCGACGAAGTGAAGTTAGGTGACTTGGTTTTATTTTACCATAGTAGGCTCGATCCACCGGGGATTGTAGGGATTGCAGAAGTGGCAAAGGAAGCAACCCCCGACCCTTACCAATTTGATCCAAACCATAAATACTTTGATCCGAAATTAAAAGGAACTGAGCCCAGATGGTATGGAGTCCACTTAAAACCTCATACAAAATTTAATGAATTAATTCCTTTGGATACACTTCGTAACACGAAGGGACTCGAAAAAATGGTGGTGACTCAAAAAGGATCACGACTATCGATCCAACCTGTGACAAAGAAAGAATTTGATATCGTTGTCAAAATGGCATCGAAGTAA
- the ftsH gene encoding ATP-dependent zinc metalloprotease FtsH translates to MNKNIKTVFLFLLVFLVILATVYKGQDFAGKPDEISYSDFLNMVEPIEGKKPIGKITSKDGKESSAKQQIIIDRELIEGWYIPENSKDNKPKLFKTNVAQVNDDLVTKLRKSRLSFTAKSTEENKFWSVVSGIIPWLFALGIIWFIMMRQLQASGNKAFTFGKSRAKMNVDPKVKVTFNDVAGCEEAKVELLEIIEFLKDPKKFQAIGARIPKGVLLVGPPGTGKTLLAKAVAGEAGVPFFSISGSDFVEMFVGVGASRVRDLFDQGKKNAPCIIFIDEIDAVGRLRGAGLGGGHDEREQTLNQMLVEMDGFEMNEGVIVMAATNRADVLDPALLRPGRFDRQVIVDLPDLKGREEILAVHAKKVPLVSDISLNSIARGTPGFTGADLANLINEAALLAARRNKKRVTQEELEEARDKVMMGPERKSMFISDKEKEMTAYHEAGHALLGTLLPYTEPVHKVTIIPRGRALGLTQSLPVEDRHSYRKNYCLDRIVMSMGGYIAEELIFGDPSNGSSNDIQQATNIARRMVCEWGMSEKLGTIHYGSGETSPFMGRDYGHTSKPYSEEFAAMIDQEVKRIIQTCLDKGRDLVKKNQKKLDAIAKALLAKETIDAQELTDIVQPSFDKFSDSKSGIGSKKGKGASATKPAYSA, encoded by the coding sequence ATGAATAAAAACATCAAAACCGTATTTCTATTTCTACTCGTATTCCTTGTCATTTTGGCAACGGTTTATAAAGGTCAGGACTTCGCCGGTAAACCCGACGAAATCAGCTACTCCGATTTTTTAAATATGGTGGAACCCATCGAAGGGAAAAAGCCGATTGGGAAAATTACCTCCAAAGATGGAAAGGAATCTTCCGCAAAACAACAAATCATTATTGATCGCGAACTCATTGAAGGTTGGTACATCCCTGAAAATAGTAAGGATAACAAACCAAAACTTTTCAAAACCAATGTAGCGCAAGTGAACGATGATTTGGTGACAAAACTTCGTAAATCACGCCTTAGTTTTACCGCGAAATCCACAGAAGAAAATAAATTTTGGAGTGTTGTTTCTGGCATCATTCCTTGGTTATTTGCTCTTGGAATCATTTGGTTCATCATGATGCGCCAACTCCAAGCATCGGGTAACAAAGCATTTACCTTTGGTAAATCTCGTGCCAAGATGAATGTGGATCCAAAAGTCAAAGTAACATTTAACGATGTTGCTGGATGTGAAGAAGCAAAAGTTGAGTTACTCGAAATCATTGAATTTTTAAAAGATCCAAAAAAATTCCAAGCCATTGGTGCAAGGATTCCTAAAGGAGTTCTTCTTGTCGGTCCTCCAGGAACAGGTAAAACCTTACTTGCGAAAGCTGTTGCTGGTGAGGCCGGTGTTCCCTTCTTCTCTATTTCAGGATCAGACTTTGTCGAAATGTTTGTGGGTGTAGGGGCTTCTCGAGTTCGTGATCTATTTGACCAAGGAAAAAAGAATGCCCCTTGTATCATCTTCATTGATGAGATTGATGCTGTGGGTCGCCTTCGTGGGGCAGGTCTCGGTGGTGGTCATGATGAAAGAGAACAAACCCTCAATCAGATGTTAGTCGAGATGGACGGATTTGAAATGAACGAAGGTGTGATTGTCATGGCGGCCACAAACCGTGCCGATGTCCTTGATCCAGCCCTCCTTCGTCCAGGTCGTTTTGACAGACAAGTGATTGTAGACCTTCCTGACCTAAAAGGTCGTGAAGAGATTTTGGCTGTTCACGCAAAAAAAGTACCTTTAGTTTCTGATATTTCCCTGAACTCCATTGCTCGTGGAACGCCTGGATTTACAGGAGCGGATCTTGCTAACCTCATCAACGAAGCAGCTCTCCTTGCCGCACGTCGTAACAAAAAACGTGTGACTCAAGAAGAATTGGAAGAAGCTCGTGATAAGGTGATGATGGGACCAGAACGTAAGTCTATGTTTATCTCTGACAAAGAGAAAGAAATGACAGCTTACCATGAAGCAGGACATGCACTCCTTGGCACCTTACTGCCGTATACTGAACCAGTTCATAAAGTAACCATCATCCCACGTGGACGTGCCCTTGGCCTTACCCAATCTCTTCCTGTGGAAGACAGACATTCCTATCGTAAAAACTATTGTTTGGATCGAATTGTGATGTCTATGGGTGGATACATTGCCGAAGAACTGATCTTTGGTGATCCTTCTAATGGATCTTCTAACGACATCCAACAAGCAACAAACATTGCTCGTCGTATGGTTTGTGAATGGGGTATGTCTGAAAAACTCGGAACCATCCATTACGGTTCTGGAGAAACTTCTCCATTTATGGGAAGGGACTACGGACATACAAGCAAACCTTACTCTGAAGAATTTGCAGCAATGATTGACCAAGAAGTCAAACGCATCATCCAAACTTGTCTCGACAAAGGTCGTGATTTGGTGAAAAAGAACCAAAAGAAATTGGATGCGATTGCCAAAGCTCTTCTTGCTAAAGAAACCATTGATGCACAGGAACTAACTGACATTGTCCAACCTTCTTTTGATAAATTCTCTGATTCCAAATCAGGAATAGGATCTAAAAAAGGAAAAGGCGCTTCGGCAACAAAACCTGCCTACTCTGCATAA
- the pth gene encoding aminoacyl-tRNA hydrolase: MKLIVGLGNPGDKYNNNRSNIGFKILDVIANNIGIEIKTKKKKSLIGRGDFEGDEVVLLKPQTFSDLSGESVLYIASFLKIQVKDIVVIHEDVGLELGQIVVTKGGENDVNPGVNSVSVSLRSPNFIRIRIGVLNSSFNPKKREEFLREDFEPLENLSLIQIINDAEAAIRSISMGDIDEVIQKYHL, encoded by the coding sequence ATGAAGTTAATTGTAGGGCTGGGAAATCCCGGCGATAAATATAACAACAATCGATCTAACATTGGTTTCAAGATTCTCGATGTCATTGCCAATAACATTGGCATCGAAATCAAAACAAAGAAAAAGAAATCTCTCATCGGTCGTGGCGACTTTGAAGGGGATGAAGTGGTTTTACTCAAACCACAAACCTTTAGCGATCTCTCCGGTGAGTCTGTTCTCTACATAGCCTCCTTTTTAAAAATCCAGGTAAAAGATATCGTTGTCATCCATGAGGACGTCGGGTTAGAACTCGGCCAAATTGTGGTCACCAAAGGTGGAGAAAATGACGTCAACCCTGGGGTCAACTCGGTTTCTGTCTCATTACGATCCCCTAATTTTATCCGAATTCGGATCGGCGTTCTTAATTCGAGCTTCAATCCTAAAAAAAGAGAAGAATTTTTACGTGAAGATTTTGAGCCATTAGAGAACTTGAGTTTGATACAGATCATCAATGACGCCGAAGCAGCGATTCGTTCCATATCCATGGGGGATATTGACGAAGTGATTCAGAAATATCACCTTTGA
- a CDS encoding 50S ribosomal protein L25/general stress protein Ctc, with amino-acid sequence MEKISIKAQTRTSKGKGPARRMRVEGLVPANIIGNGEARSASVVEKEIQRLIDSGIRKATLIDLELDGKTERVFVKEIQRFPHTGQIRHIDFFKVTPGKKILTTVAIKTSGVAKGSKAGGQFEHLVHEIKVKSTPEDLTDVITIDVSGLDVGMMIKVSELPHPASWEILVNGDPIVASCNKTKAILAAERAEKAEADNKGKPAAKKAGKK; translated from the coding sequence ATGGAAAAAATCAGTATCAAAGCACAAACAAGAACTTCTAAAGGAAAAGGTCCTGCAAGAAGAATGCGTGTGGAAGGTTTAGTACCGGCGAACATCATCGGAAACGGTGAAGCAAGATCGGCAAGTGTTGTCGAAAAAGAAATCCAAAGACTCATCGACTCCGGAATCCGTAAGGCAACTCTCATCGACCTCGAACTCGATGGTAAAACAGAAAGAGTTTTCGTAAAAGAAATCCAAAGATTTCCACACACAGGTCAAATCCGTCATATCGACTTCTTTAAAGTAACTCCAGGTAAAAAGATTCTTACAACAGTAGCTATTAAAACTTCGGGTGTTGCCAAAGGTTCTAAAGCTGGTGGACAGTTCGAACATTTAGTTCACGAAATTAAAGTAAAATCAACTCCTGAAGATTTAACTGATGTGATCACGATTGATGTAAGTGGTTTGGATGTTGGAATGATGATTAAAGTTTCCGAACTTCCTCACCCAGCTTCTTGGGAAATTCTTGTGAATGGTGACCCGATTGTTGCTTCTTGTAACAAAACAAAAGCAATCTTAGCTGCAGAACGCGCTGAAAAAGCAGAAGCAGATAACAAAGGCAAACCAGCAGCGAAAAAAGCTGGAAAAAAATAA
- a CDS encoding ribose-phosphate pyrophosphokinase: MNPSEVVVFSGNANRPLAEEICKHLGIPNGQISVKRFSDGESSVKIEENVRGRDVFVVQSISYPANDSLMELLLIIDAARRASARRITAVIPYYGYGRQDRKVEPRVPISARMVADLIETVGPDRVLTMDLHADQIQGFFRIPVDHLYFSPVLAEYINSLNMEDLVIVSPDSGGAERARNFGKKVNGSLAIIDKRRPKANESVVMHVIGEIKDKNCLLLDDMIDTGGTIAKAAMALYQNGAKSVLCCASHGVLSGEAPAKLNEGNFKQIVLSNSISIPETKKINHLKTLSIAPLFAKAIERIHNEESISSLFS, from the coding sequence ATGAATCCCAGTGAAGTAGTTGTATTTTCTGGAAATGCAAATAGGCCTCTTGCCGAAGAAATTTGTAAACACCTGGGCATTCCAAATGGCCAAATCTCCGTAAAGAGATTTTCCGATGGAGAAAGTTCTGTAAAAATCGAAGAAAACGTTCGTGGCCGTGATGTGTTTGTGGTTCAGTCCATAAGCTATCCTGCTAACGACAGTTTGATGGAACTTTTACTCATAATTGATGCTGCAAGAAGAGCGTCTGCTCGCCGTATCACTGCAGTCATTCCTTATTATGGATATGGCCGCCAAGACAGAAAAGTAGAACCACGGGTTCCTATCTCTGCTCGTATGGTAGCCGATTTGATTGAAACTGTTGGTCCAGATCGTGTTCTCACTATGGACTTACACGCTGACCAAATCCAAGGATTCTTTCGCATTCCTGTGGATCATTTGTATTTTTCACCAGTCCTTGCTGAGTACATCAACTCACTTAACATGGAAGATCTCGTGATTGTTTCCCCAGATTCTGGTGGAGCAGAAAGAGCTCGTAATTTTGGTAAAAAAGTAAACGGATCACTTGCCATCATTGACAAACGTAGACCAAAAGCTAACGAGTCTGTGGTGATGCATGTGATTGGTGAAATCAAAGATAAAAACTGTTTATTACTCGATGATATGATTGATACTGGTGGAACCATTGCTAAAGCAGCAATGGCATTGTATCAAAATGGAGCAAAATCGGTATTATGTTGTGCATCTCATGGAGTTCTCTCTGGAGAAGCACCTGCCAAATTGAATGAAGGAAACTTCAAACAAATTGTGCTCTCAAATTCTATCAGCATTCCGGAGACCAAAAAAATAAATCACTTGAAAACGCTCTCCATCGCCCCACTCTTTGCTAAAGCCATCGAGCGGATTCATAACGAAGAATCAATCTCTAGTCTGTTTTCATAA
- a CDS encoding sugar phosphate nucleotidyltransferase translates to MNLHNTVTAVILAAGKGTRMKSELPKVAVVLNESPLLLHVLRNIESAGIERKVVVVGYRKDIVTDIAKSFSGVEFAGQTEQLGTGHAVLSAESHLVPYSGYTIVACGDAPLISAKSFSELIELHKSNGYSATVLSAKMENPTGYGRIIRSADDGSLLRIVEEKDASPEEKVVSEVNTGTYCFNTDDLFTALKQIGNDNAQKEYYLTDVIKIFRSLGKKVGAKTLANALESHGINSPDDLALAKQYIDKGLVGV, encoded by the coding sequence ATGAACCTACATAATACTGTAACTGCTGTTATTTTGGCGGCGGGGAAAGGAACTCGAATGAAGAGTGAACTTCCCAAGGTTGCGGTTGTACTGAACGAATCTCCACTTTTACTCCACGTTCTTCGTAATATCGAATCCGCCGGCATCGAGCGAAAAGTCGTCGTTGTTGGTTACCGCAAAGATATCGTTACCGATATCGCAAAATCATTTTCCGGTGTGGAATTTGCAGGACAAACGGAACAATTGGGAACAGGGCACGCTGTCCTTTCTGCTGAGTCACATCTTGTTCCTTATTCTGGTTATACGATCGTTGCTTGCGGAGATGCACCATTAATTTCTGCAAAATCATTTTCTGAACTCATTGAACTTCATAAATCGAATGGTTATTCTGCGACAGTTCTATCTGCAAAGATGGAAAACCCAACAGGTTACGGTCGAATCATTCGTTCTGCTGATGACGGAAGTCTTTTGCGGATTGTAGAAGAAAAAGACGCAAGTCCCGAAGAGAAAGTTGTAAGCGAAGTGAACACGGGGACGTATTGTTTCAACACTGATGATTTGTTTACTGCATTGAAACAAATCGGTAATGACAATGCTCAAAAAGAATATTATCTCACAGACGTGATTAAAATTTTTAGATCGTTGGGAAAAAAAGTCGGAGCAAAAACTTTGGCAAATGCTTTAGAAAGCCATGGAATTAATTCTCCTGATGATTTGGCTCTCGCAAAACAATATATAGATAAAGGGTTGGTTGGAGTATGA
- a CDS encoding 4-(cytidine 5'-diphospho)-2-C-methyl-D-erythritol kinase, with translation MKSISFGKINIGLFVPFKREDGLHEIRSVFVPISLGDPMDVEIISLPSGSNPEIHLSSENHLQGYRHAKFEEVSERGDFSRNILYKAFQKLVTYLSQPVSVSIHLQKYLPPEGGIGGGSSNAGFLLKELFPLTKLSKDEQISLAKSIGADVPFFLQSSACFVSGIGEVLEPISVAKGTGILAIPPFGLSTASMYAGLQKSLQKPYGSQVWKSLAEDLIRSLQVGDWAYLQNRLENEFEKIAFQTQPLLKELRLGFFESGAVYASLSGSGSCYYGIYPSGRERDEALRNVSNRFPDMEFRTFSF, from the coding sequence TTGAAATCAATTTCTTTCGGAAAAATTAACATTGGTTTGTTTGTGCCATTCAAACGTGAAGATGGACTTCATGAAATTCGAAGTGTTTTTGTTCCTATTAGTTTGGGAGATCCGATGGATGTGGAAATCATTTCCCTTCCTAGCGGGTCAAACCCAGAGATCCACCTATCTTCCGAAAACCACCTCCAAGGATACCGCCACGCGAAGTTCGAAGAAGTTTCAGAAAGGGGAGATTTTTCGAGAAACATTCTCTACAAGGCCTTTCAAAAGTTAGTCACTTACCTTTCGCAACCAGTTTCCGTCTCCATCCACTTACAAAAGTATCTACCTCCAGAAGGGGGAATTGGTGGAGGGAGTAGCAATGCCGGATTTTTATTAAAAGAACTCTTCCCTTTGACAAAACTTTCCAAAGATGAGCAGATTTCCCTGGCAAAGTCCATCGGAGCCGACGTCCCTTTTTTCCTACAATCCTCTGCATGTTTTGTGAGTGGGATCGGAGAGGTGTTAGAACCTATATCAGTAGCCAAAGGGACCGGGATTTTGGCCATCCCTCCCTTCGGACTTTCTACTGCATCTATGTACGCAGGCCTTCAAAAAAGTTTACAAAAACCCTATGGTTCCCAAGTATGGAAATCTCTGGCAGAGGATTTAATTCGAAGTCTTCAAGTCGGGGATTGGGCATACCTGCAAAACAGGCTTGAGAACGAGTTTGAAAAAATCGCTTTTCAGACCCAACCCTTACTAAAGGAATTGAGATTAGGGTTTTTTGAGTCGGGAGCAGTCTATGCTTCTTTATCGGGTTCGGGTTCTTGCTATTATGGCATTTATCCTTCAGGTAGGGAAAGAGACGAAGCCCTTCGCAATGTCTCCAATCGATTTCCCGATATGGAATTTCGAACGTTCTCTTTTTAG
- a CDS encoding WYL domain-containing protein, giving the protein MNPSTARAASKLNLIRLLASHPEGLGLEEIQSVTGHKSIAALKKDLGELYMIEMYPYSPTDAVDLDFDGEKVKIRLPIAVDSALPLSPKEWSLLRSLLVTDTKKEDSNVKKSILNKIDSVIPSGDWSPYQKTKETIIEAINTKKTLTIVYWKRDTKEKETRTLAPWLLWEENDSYLLAYDLKKEGFRSFRLDYILDLNISETNYPTLPETAGEFLEGFKQLFGADSENKEKAKLWITDGASYHLGMKLNLSPTGNQKQIGDTMYREFETLVRDQNWFIQTILGYGTSVFVSEPNEIKTSILLHLQSLAPSKQNLNSLP; this is encoded by the coding sequence ATGAATCCATCCACTGCTCGGGCCGCTTCCAAGTTAAATTTAATCCGCCTTCTGGCTTCCCATCCAGAAGGACTTGGATTAGAGGAAATTCAAAGTGTGACGGGTCACAAATCAATCGCAGCTCTCAAAAAAGATTTGGGTGAGTTGTATATGATTGAGATGTATCCTTATTCTCCAACCGATGCTGTGGATTTAGATTTTGATGGGGAGAAAGTAAAAATCCGACTCCCCATTGCCGTCGATTCTGCACTCCCACTTTCTCCAAAAGAATGGTCCCTCCTTCGTTCTTTGTTAGTCACAGATACAAAAAAAGAAGATTCAAATGTTAAAAAATCTATTTTAAACAAAATTGATTCTGTCATACCTTCCGGTGATTGGTCTCCCTACCAAAAAACAAAAGAAACCATCATAGAAGCCATTAATACTAAGAAAACACTAACAATTGTTTATTGGAAAAGAGACACAAAGGAAAAAGAAACAAGAACCTTGGCTCCTTGGTTGTTATGGGAAGAAAATGATTCCTATTTATTGGCTTATGATTTAAAAAAAGAAGGATTCAGATCCTTTCGATTGGATTATATTTTAGACCTAAATATTTCTGAGACAAATTATCCAACCTTACCTGAGACTGCAGGTGAATTTCTCGAAGGATTCAAACAATTATTTGGTGCCGATTCCGAAAACAAAGAGAAAGCAAAACTTTGGATTACTGATGGAGCTTCCTATCATTTGGGAATGAAACTCAACCTTTCTCCGACTGGAAACCAAAAACAAATCGGCGACACCATGTATCGTGAATTCGAAACACTAGTTCGAGATCAAAACTGGTTCATCCAAACGATTTTAGGTTACGGAACATCAGTTTTCGTTTCAGAACCAAATGAAATCAAAACATCTATTTTGTTGCACTTACAATCATTAGCTCCCTCCAAACAAAATTTAAACTCTTTACCTTAG